In the genome of Campylobacter avium LMG 24591, the window AAGAGCCAAAAGAAAGAAGAAGATGCAAGAGATAAACAAGAATAATTCATTTTATATGTTTTATCCCTTGCTTATTGCGGTATTATTCGTACTTTTTTTATTTATCTTTTGCGCACTTTTATATAAAAATGTAGCGGCAAAAGCTGAGATACAAGAGGAATACAAAAAACTACTAAATCAAAAAGAAGCCTTTGAACAAAGCAAAAAAGACTTTAAACAAAGGCAGGATTTAATCCTTTCTTTGTCTAAGAATTTAGATTTAAATCAAACTGTGAATTTGAATTCAAAAGATAGAGATTTCTTACTTTTATTAACGCAGTTTCAAAAGCAAGAGGATGAGCTTAACTCTCTTAAAAACAATTTTAATCTAGCAAAAAAAAGAATTTTAGAGCTTAGCTTTTTGCAAAGTGATACTATCTTAGCGCTTCAGGCTATACTTGATGCGAATATTAGTCTTGATTCTCAAAGCGGGGCTGTTGTGATTTCATCTGATTCTTTATTTAACGAATCATCTTATAATCTTAAAAGCGAGGCAAAATCCAAGCTAAGAAAGGTTTTAAGTGAGTATTTTGACGCTATTTTAGAAAATAAAGAACTAAGTCAAAGCCTAGAGCATATCATCATAGAAGTTCACACAGACTCACAAGGTTCATCTTATATGTATAAGCTTGATTTATCGCACAAAAGAGCTTATGAGCTACTTGGCTTTATAAATTCCTTTTATAAAAACGACAGATTATCAAGCCTAATTTTAGCCAGCGGCAAGTCCTTTTCTCAGCCTGTTTTAGTGAATGGTGTTGAGGATAAGGCAGCTAGCAATAGGGTTAAAATTTATTTTACCGTATCACACAAAGCAATCATAGAAAAATTTGAAAACTTTTTGTATTAGCCCCATAGAAAAATTTAGCCTTTGCTCTTTTTCATTTTATGTGAAAAGGGATGATTTATTAGGCGAGATAAATGGCAACAAGGCTAGAAAAATGGCCTTTTTTATGGATAAAAACTATAAGCAAGGCACAAGGTTCATATCTTACGGCTCCTCTCAAAGCAATGCTCTTGCAGCTTTAAGTATCTTTTGTAAAAATAAAGGCTTAAATTTGTTTTTTGTTTGTGAAAAAATTTCATCTTTTTTAAAGCAAAATCCGCAGGGAAACTATGCCTTAGCACTTAAAAACAAAGCTTTAATACTTGAAAATTTAGACTTTAAGGATAAAAAAGACATGGCTTTAAGCCTTTATAAAAAGGGCGATATTTTCATAAATGAAGGCATTGCTATGAAAGAAGCCGAAGTTGGGCTTAAAATTTTGGCCAAGGAGATAGAAGAGCAAAGCAAGGCTTTAGACATAAAATTTGATATTTTCTTGCCCTCAGGCACTGGAACTAGTGCTTTTTTTCTCGCTAAAAATATAAATTTCAATGTTTATACTTGCTCTTGTGTTGGAAATGATGAGTATTTAAAAGAACAAATGCTAAATCTAGGCAGCATTCCAAAAAATCTGTTTATACTAAAAAAGACTAGAAAATTTCACTTTGCAAAACCTTATGAAGAGCTTTTTAAGCTTTATAAAAAGGCTTTAAATCAAGGCTTAGAATTTGATTTATTGTATGATACGGTAGGGCTTTATACTATTTTAGAAAATAAAATTGAATTTAAAAATCCACTTTTATACATACACCAAGGCGGTTTGAGCGGAAATTCAAGCATGTTAAAAAGGTACGAAAGAAAGTTTTTAGCACAAGGCAGCTTCGAATAAAAAGCAAGAAGGCTTGTATTCCTTGTCCTTGTTTTTGCTATCTTTTTTTGCGTAGCTTAGATAAAGCATATCCATAGCCCTAGTAGCAGCTACATAAAAAAGCCTCCTTTCTTCTTCTAAACTTCCTCCCATTCTGCTCATTAGTTTTTTATTTGGGAAACGTTCTTGTACCAAATCTATAATGAAGACTGTTTTAAACTCAAGCCCTTTGCTAGCGTGTATTGTAAGCAAATTTACGCCTTTGCCTGAGCTGATATCACTTGTAGCAAGACTTAAAAAATTGTAATAATTTCTTATATCTTTGTATTCTTTGCTGTATTCTACAAGCTTGTTGATTTTTTCTTGCATTCTTAAGATAGCTTCTTCTTTCTTGTTAGAATCTATTTGTCCGGCCTTATTTACGCATCTTTGATTTATAAATAGTTCGCAAAGTTTTATAAAAAATCTATTAGAACTTATAATATTACTTAGCTCATATGAATTTTCACACGCTTTTGCTTGTTTTAAATACAAATAAAGCTGCTCCAAAACCTTGGCCATATCCTCATTAATCTTGGTAAAATCAAGTATAGGATGCGTTTTAAAATCGCTATTTAGTTCAAAGCGGCTTGTATTTACCCTTGGTTCTAAATCATCAAAAAGCCCTAAGCTACTATTTATTTTCACGCTTTTTTCAAGCTTTACATTGCTATCTGGTTCCAAAAAGGCCTTAATTAAATTTCCATGCCCAAGCTTGCTTAAATTATCAAATAATTCCTTTGAAAGTGCAGAGCCAACACCCTTTGCATGCTCCATTAAATACATAAAAGCCATGATGTCCTTAGGATTTACAAAAAGAGACAAAAAGGCACAATACGCCTTTACCTCCTTGCTGTCAAAAAAGCTCCAAGTACCTTTTCTAACGCAATTTATCCCATGGCTTCTTAGGGCTAGTTCCATGCCATCTGCGCTTGCTTTATTTCTAAACAATATAGCTATATCCTCGTGCTTTACAGAGCTTTGATAGATTATTTTAGCTATTTCTTTATACTGCTCATACAAATCATCATAAACTAATAAAGCAGGCTTTCTAAAATTCCCCTCTCTAGTGACTACAAGTTGTTTGGGGTATAATCTTTCATTGTTTAAAATAACCTTATTTGCTATTTGTAAAATTTCATTTGACGAGCGGTAGTTTTTGTTTAAAGAATAAATATTAGCGTCTTTAAATCTCTTTTGAAAATTTCCTATAATGCTTATGTCAGCACCATTAAAAGCATAAATGCTCTGATCATAATCACCCACGCAAAACAAACTCTTGCTTTTAAAAGAATCAATCAAAGAAGCTTGCAAGGAATTTGTATCTTGATATTCATCAACCAAAATTTCAGTAAATTCCATTTTTTCATTTAAAAGCTCCTCTTTTAATCTCAAAAGCAAGTCATTAAAATCAACATAATCAAAGCGTCTTTTTTCCTCCTCATATTCTCTTAAAAGGTCTTCATAAATTTGCAAAAACACGGCTTGTTCTTTGTTGTAATTTCGTAAAAAAAAGTCTGCAAAATTTTCGTTTTCGCTTTTGTTTTGAAATAAAGAATATATCTCATACAAGTAAGAGGCTTCATAAGGCTTTACATCGCTAATATGAGCAAATTTCCTCCTAGCGTATATGCTTTTAAATAAATTTTTAAGCTCGGAAGGCATTTTTAAGCTTATATTTTTATTTTTTCTTTTTAAAAGCTCGTAAGCCACGCCGTGAAAGGTGCCTGCTAGGATATTTTTTGTAATTTTTTTATCAAAATACTTTCCAAGCCTATCTATCATTTCTTTTGAAGCTTTGTTTGTAAAAGTAAGGAGTAAAATTTCATGCGGTGCCACTTCATTTTGCAGCAAATACGCTATCCTAGCTACTATGGTTGATGTTTTTCCTGTGCCAGCGCTTGCTATTATTAGATTATGCCCAAGTTTTGTGCTAGCTGCTTTAAATTGTTCCTCGTTCAGTCTTGAAAGCGGCATTTAACTCCTTTAAAAGAGAGGATTATAGATAAAAATATCTTAAATTTCCCCTTGCTTTTTTTATAAAAATTTACAAAATCAATCAATCTTTTAGATATAATTTTTTGCAAATTTCAAAAAAGGGTTTTTATGAATTCAAAAAAGCTTATGTTTTTATTGCTACTTATTTTGCTTATTTTAGCCGGGGTTTTATTTTATTTATTTTCTAACTCAAATCCTAAGTCTATTATTTTTAGCGAGGATAATATAAGCAGAGAAATTAATAATACAGCTA includes:
- a CDS encoding OmpA family protein, which produces MQEINKNNSFYMFYPLLIAVLFVLFLFIFCALLYKNVAAKAEIQEEYKKLLNQKEAFEQSKKDFKQRQDLILSLSKNLDLNQTVNLNSKDRDFLLLLTQFQKQEDELNSLKNNFNLAKKRILELSFLQSDTILALQAILDANISLDSQSGAVVISSDSLFNESSYNLKSEAKSKLRKVLSEYFDAILENKELSQSLEHIIIEVHTDSQGSSYMYKLDLSHKRAYELLGFINSFYKNDRLSSLILASGKSFSQPVLVNGVEDKAASNRVKIYFTVSHKAIIEKFENFLY
- a CDS encoding 1-aminocyclopropane-1-carboxylate deaminase/D-cysteine desulfhydrase, translating into MKTFCISPIEKFSLCSFSFYVKRDDLLGEINGNKARKMAFFMDKNYKQGTRFISYGSSQSNALAALSIFCKNKGLNLFFVCEKISSFLKQNPQGNYALALKNKALILENLDFKDKKDMALSLYKKGDIFINEGIAMKEAEVGLKILAKEIEEQSKALDIKFDIFLPSGTGTSAFFLAKNINFNVYTCSCVGNDEYLKEQMLNLGSIPKNLFILKKTRKFHFAKPYEELFKLYKKALNQGLEFDLLYDTVGLYTILENKIEFKNPLLYIHQGGLSGNSSMLKRYERKFLAQGSFE
- a CDS encoding ATP-dependent helicase; protein product: MPLSRLNEEQFKAASTKLGHNLIIASAGTGKTSTIVARIAYLLQNEVAPHEILLLTFTNKASKEMIDRLGKYFDKKITKNILAGTFHGVAYELLKRKNKNISLKMPSELKNLFKSIYARRKFAHISDVKPYEASYLYEIYSLFQNKSENENFADFFLRNYNKEQAVFLQIYEDLLREYEEEKRRFDYVDFNDLLLRLKEELLNEKMEFTEILVDEYQDTNSLQASLIDSFKSKSLFCVGDYDQSIYAFNGADISIIGNFQKRFKDANIYSLNKNYRSSNEILQIANKVILNNERLYPKQLVVTREGNFRKPALLVYDDLYEQYKEIAKIIYQSSVKHEDIAILFRNKASADGMELALRSHGINCVRKGTWSFFDSKEVKAYCAFLSLFVNPKDIMAFMYLMEHAKGVGSALSKELFDNLSKLGHGNLIKAFLEPDSNVKLEKSVKINSSLGLFDDLEPRVNTSRFELNSDFKTHPILDFTKINEDMAKVLEQLYLYLKQAKACENSYELSNIISSNRFFIKLCELFINQRCVNKAGQIDSNKKEEAILRMQEKINKLVEYSKEYKDIRNYYNFLSLATSDISSGKGVNLLTIHASKGLEFKTVFIIDLVQERFPNKKLMSRMGGSLEEERRLFYVAATRAMDMLYLSYAKKDSKNKDKEYKPSCFLFEAALC